A stretch of the Bordetella genomosp. 8 genome encodes the following:
- a CDS encoding proline--tRNA ligase, giving the protein MRASNYHINTLKEAPAEAEIVSHRLMTRAGMIRKLAGGIYTYMPLGLKVIRKIEKIVREEMNAAGAIELLMPVVQPAELWQESGRWVQYGPELLRIKDRHERDFVLQPTSEEVITDIARNEIHSWRQLPVNFYHIQTKFRDERRPRFGLMRGREFTMKDAYSFDRDEAGALRSYDAMYEAYMRIFQRLGLEFRAVAADTGSIGGSRSHEFQVIADTGEDLLVYNPETQYAANIELAEAAPLLAQRQAPGRALEAVPTPGAAKCEEVAAQLGIPLETTVKSIVLATEPEAGQVRIWLLLLRGDHVLNEIKTAKVPGLDQGYRFATEDEIVEHFGCKPGYLGPIQTQKPVTVVADRTVANMGDFVCGANREGFHYVGANWGRDLPEPAHVADLRNVVAGDPAPDGKGTLAIQRGIEVGHVFYLGTKYSSALKATYLDETGKPALLEMGCYGIGVTRIAAAAIEQNHDERGIIWPRALAPFEIVICPVGWGKSETVRNTAVALYEALLARGVDVILDDRDARPGVMFAEWELIGAPLRVTVGERGLKDGVVELQARREASASTVPADQALEQVLAKLENL; this is encoded by the coding sequence ATGCGCGCCTCCAACTACCACATCAATACACTCAAAGAAGCGCCCGCCGAGGCCGAAATCGTCAGCCACCGCCTTATGACGCGGGCGGGCATGATCCGCAAGCTGGCGGGTGGGATTTATACCTATATGCCGCTGGGGCTAAAGGTGATCCGCAAGATCGAGAAGATCGTGCGGGAAGAAATGAACGCCGCTGGCGCCATCGAGCTGCTGATGCCGGTGGTCCAGCCTGCCGAGCTCTGGCAGGAATCCGGGCGGTGGGTCCAGTACGGCCCCGAACTGCTGCGCATCAAGGACCGGCACGAGCGCGACTTCGTGCTGCAGCCGACGTCCGAAGAGGTCATCACCGACATCGCCCGCAACGAGATCCACAGCTGGCGCCAGCTGCCGGTGAACTTCTATCACATCCAGACCAAATTCCGCGACGAGCGGCGGCCCCGCTTCGGGCTGATGCGCGGCCGCGAATTCACGATGAAGGACGCGTATTCCTTCGACCGCGACGAAGCCGGCGCCCTGCGCAGCTATGACGCCATGTACGAAGCGTATATGCGGATTTTCCAAAGGCTGGGGCTGGAATTCCGCGCCGTGGCCGCCGATACCGGTTCCATCGGCGGCAGCCGCAGCCATGAATTCCAGGTGATCGCCGACACCGGCGAGGACCTGCTGGTCTATAACCCGGAAACCCAGTACGCCGCCAATATCGAACTGGCGGAAGCGGCGCCCCTGCTAGCCCAGCGCCAGGCGCCCGGCCGGGCGCTGGAAGCCGTGCCGACACCCGGCGCGGCCAAGTGCGAGGAAGTCGCGGCGCAGTTGGGCATCCCGCTGGAAACCACCGTCAAGTCCATCGTGCTGGCGACCGAGCCGGAGGCCGGCCAGGTGCGCATCTGGCTGCTGCTGCTGCGCGGCGACCACGTCCTGAACGAGATCAAGACGGCCAAGGTGCCCGGGCTGGACCAAGGCTACCGCTTCGCGACCGAGGATGAGATCGTCGAGCATTTTGGCTGCAAACCCGGGTATCTCGGCCCTATCCAGACGCAAAAGCCCGTCACCGTGGTGGCGGACCGCACCGTCGCCAATATGGGCGACTTCGTCTGCGGCGCGAATCGGGAAGGCTTCCACTACGTCGGCGCCAACTGGGGCCGCGACCTGCCCGAACCGGCCCACGTGGCCGACCTGCGCAACGTGGTGGCGGGCGACCCCGCGCCGGACGGCAAGGGCACCCTGGCCATCCAGCGCGGCATCGAGGTGGGCCACGTGTTCTACCTGGGCACCAAGTACTCGTCGGCGCTGAAGGCGACCTACCTGGACGAAACCGGCAAGCCCGCGCTGCTGGAGATGGGCTGCTACGGCATCGGGGTCACCCGCATCGCCGCGGCGGCCATCGAGCAGAACCACGACGAGCGGGGCATCATCTGGCCACGTGCGCTGGCGCCCTTCGAAATCGTGATTTGTCCGGTGGGATGGGGCAAAAGTGAAACTGTTCGTAACACCGCGGTAGCACTCTACGAGGCGCTGCTCGCCCGCGGCGTGGACGTCATTCTTGATGACCGTGATGCCCGGCCGGGCGTGATGTTCGCTGAATGGGAGCTTATAGGCGCTCCGCTGCGCGTAACAGTTGGAGAACGTGGGCTCAAGGACGGTGTGGTCGAATTGCAGGCCCGCCGGGAAGCCAGCGCCAGTACGGTGCCGGCGGACCAGGCGCTGGAGCAAGTACTGGCCAAGCTGGAAAACCTTTGA
- a CDS encoding response regulator has product MRILLVEDERDMASWLVRALAQSGFVPDHAPDARTAEAFMAGTEYDAIVMDLRLPDKHGLVVLREMRNRDDRTPVLVLTAQGALQDRVRGLNLGADDFLTKPFALEELEARLTALVRRSRGRQHPRLQCGSLSYDSESRAFTLDGSLLFLTPREHAALAALLTRSGYPVDKSQLFGKVFNHDSEANPDAIEVVLHRLRKKLAGSDIRIVTVRGLGYMLESVASASESADA; this is encoded by the coding sequence ATGCGCATATTGCTGGTTGAAGACGAAAGGGACATGGCGTCCTGGCTGGTGCGCGCGCTGGCCCAGAGCGGCTTCGTGCCGGATCACGCGCCCGACGCGCGCACGGCCGAAGCCTTCATGGCGGGTACCGAATATGACGCCATCGTCATGGACCTGCGCCTGCCCGACAAGCACGGCCTGGTCGTATTGCGCGAAATGCGCAACCGCGACGACCGCACGCCCGTGCTGGTGCTGACCGCGCAGGGCGCCCTGCAGGACCGCGTGCGCGGCTTGAACCTGGGCGCCGACGATTTCCTGACCAAGCCGTTCGCGCTGGAAGAGCTGGAAGCGCGCCTGACCGCACTGGTCCGGCGCAGCCGGGGGCGGCAGCATCCGCGCCTGCAATGCGGTTCGCTGTCGTACGACAGCGAAAGCCGCGCCTTCACGCTGGATGGCTCCCTGCTGTTCCTGACCCCGCGCGAACACGCCGCCCTGGCCGCCTTGCTGACGCGCAGCGGTTATCCGGTCGACAAATCGCAGCTGTTCGGCAAGGTCTTCAACCACGATAGCGAGGCCAACCCCGACGCCATCGAAGTCGTCCTGCATCGCCTGCGCAAAAAGCTGGCGGGCAGCGATATCCGCATCGTGACCGTGCGGGGGCTCGGCTACATGCTCGAAAGCGTGGCCAGCGCATCCGAATCCGCTGACGCTTGA
- the tolQ gene encoding protein TolQ, with protein MQVSNDLSLFALIAHASVPVQLIMLLLLGISIMSWTYIFAKRLAIRRAHQQTRRFEDDFWSGGDLSMLQQAVANRRAEQGALARIFDAGMTEFLKARRAAANDANAVLDGARRAMRAAYQREMDALESHLNFLASAGSVSPYIGLLGTVWGIMHAFIGLSNMQQATLASVAPGIAEALIATAIGLFAAIPAVVAYNRFTNDIDRLSIRFDSFVDEFLNILQRQVR; from the coding sequence ATGCAAGTCTCCAACGACCTGTCGTTGTTCGCACTGATCGCACATGCGAGCGTGCCGGTCCAATTGATCATGCTGCTGCTCCTGGGCATTTCCATCATGTCCTGGACGTACATCTTCGCCAAACGCCTGGCTATCAGAAGGGCCCATCAACAGACGCGCCGTTTCGAAGACGACTTCTGGTCCGGCGGCGACCTGTCCATGCTGCAGCAGGCCGTGGCCAACCGCCGCGCCGAACAAGGCGCCCTGGCGCGGATCTTCGACGCCGGGATGACGGAGTTCCTGAAAGCCCGCCGCGCCGCCGCCAACGACGCCAACGCGGTCCTGGACGGCGCCCGCCGCGCCATGCGTGCCGCGTACCAGCGTGAAATGGATGCGCTGGAATCCCATCTGAACTTCCTGGCCTCGGCCGGCTCCGTCAGCCCTTACATCGGCCTGCTGGGAACGGTGTGGGGGATCATGCACGCGTTCATCGGCCTGTCCAACATGCAGCAGGCGACCCTGGCCTCGGTCGCGCCCGGCATCGCCGAAGCCCTGATCGCTACCGCCATCGGCCTGTTCGCGGCCATCCCCGCGGTGGTGGCCTACAACCGCTTCACCAACGATATCGACCGGCTGTCCATCCGCTTCGACAGTTTCGTCGATGAGTTCCTGAATATTCTGCAACGGCAGGTGCGCTGA
- a CDS encoding RNA pyrophosphohydrolase — protein MLDREGYRPNVGIILVNTRNEVFWGKRIREHAWQFPQGGIKYGESPVQAMYRELHEEVGLKPEHVRILGRTRDWLRYNVPDHFVRREWRGHYKGQKQIWFLLRLVGRDSDVCLRATQHPEFDAWRWSQYWVPLDAVIEFKRDVYTQALNELSAILFRRHHETRYLRQRVHGQRAAENLAGGPDGHAHIAG, from the coding sequence ATGCTGGACCGCGAAGGCTACCGTCCCAATGTCGGCATCATTCTCGTCAACACCAGAAACGAGGTCTTTTGGGGCAAGCGGATCAGGGAACATGCCTGGCAGTTTCCGCAGGGCGGCATCAAGTATGGCGAAAGCCCGGTGCAGGCCATGTATCGCGAACTCCATGAAGAAGTGGGCTTGAAGCCCGAGCATGTCCGCATTTTGGGGCGCACACGCGATTGGCTGCGCTACAACGTCCCGGATCATTTCGTCCGGCGGGAATGGCGTGGCCATTACAAAGGTCAGAAGCAGATCTGGTTCCTGCTCAGGCTGGTGGGGCGCGACAGCGATGTCTGCCTGCGCGCCACGCAGCATCCTGAATTCGATGCATGGCGCTGGAGCCAGTACTGGGTTCCGCTGGATGCCGTCATCGAATTCAAGCGGGATGTCTACACGCAGGCACTGAACGAGCTCTCGGCTATCCTGTTCAGGCGGCATCACGAAACACGCTACCTGCGCCAACGCGTGCATGGTCAGCGCGCGGCCGAGAATCTGGCGGGAGGGCCTGACGGCCATGCGCATATTGCTGGTTGA
- a CDS encoding tripartite tricarboxylate transporter TctB family protein → METLKKYNKDYYGGALMVLIGLGSIYGGLNYQIGTLSHMGPGFFPAAVGGLLAFTGLLIAIGGKTGAKEKAAGEGTHVPSSHPTGMPDMRGAICIIIGILAFIFLGHYGGLLPATFAITFISALGDRKNTVKQALVLSLGMVVIAVVVFWWALQLQLPLFQWG, encoded by the coding sequence GTGGAAACACTGAAAAAATACAACAAGGACTACTACGGCGGAGCGCTGATGGTCCTGATCGGCCTGGGGTCGATATACGGTGGTCTGAACTATCAGATCGGTACGCTAAGCCATATGGGGCCCGGGTTCTTCCCGGCAGCGGTAGGGGGACTATTGGCATTCACGGGCCTGTTGATCGCCATCGGCGGCAAGACGGGCGCGAAAGAAAAGGCAGCCGGTGAAGGTACGCACGTTCCTTCGTCGCATCCCACGGGCATGCCCGACATGCGCGGCGCCATCTGCATCATCATCGGCATCCTGGCTTTCATTTTCCTTGGCCACTACGGCGGGCTGTTGCCCGCGACGTTCGCCATTACGTTCATTTCGGCGCTGGGCGACCGCAAGAACACGGTGAAGCAGGCCTTGGTTCTTTCGTTGGGCATGGTGGTCATCGCCGTGGTCGTGTTCTGGTGGGCGCTGCAACTGCAGCTCCCGCTGTTCCAGTGGGGTTGA
- a CDS encoding sensor histidine kinase encodes MRALLITLLLPGVIALLVIDSYNDYQTLADITNDAYDTALLEPARVLESSIEFTPDGALQVVTPLYAQVMLESRAGLRKYFRIEEIEPPLPSGQAPATPGLALLGMPDIPRPPVWPRSDGQPTFYDGAYRNDPVRMVALVRDLYYHGTHRQVLILVGESTGKRIEAEDAARRKELLRDGRMLALVVLMVWWGVAWALRPLARLRNEIRARSADDLTPLDASRVPSEVTPLVEAVNYHIARHRHMLDEQSRFLDDASHQLRTPLAIMSTQAQYALRERDPALIRDGLRAIVAQLGRTRRLTEQLLQLAHASQGGEAPQRVLDLNDVAREVVLQYLPLAHEKQQDLGWSDARGDTGESGMTGPAAPVAGSEVELHEAIANLVHNAVNYAPRGARITVSVVRDATRVEVRVSDNGPGLNPALRARAFARFDRAGVEAGGAPTSGSGLGLAIAQAYARRNGGDIVLADGETNAQGGVGLCAILWIPLLGDNPGIQEPDSLKKAD; translated from the coding sequence ATACGGGCGCTGCTGATCACGCTGCTGCTGCCCGGCGTCATCGCGCTGCTGGTGATCGATAGCTATAACGACTACCAGACGCTGGCCGACATCACCAACGACGCCTACGACACCGCCTTGCTGGAGCCGGCGCGCGTGCTCGAAAGCAGTATCGAGTTCACGCCCGACGGCGCCCTGCAGGTCGTGACTCCGCTGTATGCCCAGGTCATGCTGGAATCGCGCGCCGGCCTGCGCAAGTACTTCCGCATTGAAGAAATCGAGCCGCCGCTGCCCTCCGGCCAGGCTCCCGCCACCCCCGGCCTGGCCCTGCTCGGCATGCCGGACATCCCGCGCCCGCCGGTCTGGCCGCGCAGCGACGGCCAGCCCACCTTCTATGACGGCGCATACCGCAACGATCCGGTCCGCATGGTGGCGCTGGTACGCGATCTCTACTACCACGGCACCCATCGCCAGGTACTGATACTGGTAGGCGAGAGCACCGGCAAGCGTATCGAGGCCGAGGACGCCGCGCGCCGCAAGGAGCTGCTGCGCGACGGTCGCATGCTGGCGCTGGTCGTGCTCATGGTGTGGTGGGGCGTGGCATGGGCCCTGCGGCCGCTGGCCAGGCTGCGCAACGAGATCCGTGCGCGGTCGGCCGACGACCTGACGCCGCTCGACGCCAGCCGCGTCCCCTCCGAAGTCACGCCGCTGGTGGAGGCCGTCAACTATCACATCGCCCGGCACCGGCACATGCTGGACGAACAATCGCGATTCCTGGACGATGCCTCGCACCAGCTGCGCACGCCGCTGGCCATCATGTCGACACAGGCGCAATACGCGCTGCGCGAGCGCGATCCCGCGCTCATACGCGACGGCCTGCGTGCCATCGTCGCGCAGCTGGGGCGTACGCGCCGCCTGACCGAACAGCTGCTGCAGCTCGCGCACGCCAGCCAGGGCGGCGAAGCGCCGCAGCGCGTGCTCGATCTGAATGACGTCGCGCGCGAGGTGGTCCTGCAATATCTGCCGCTCGCCCACGAAAAGCAGCAGGACCTCGGCTGGAGCGATGCGCGCGGCGATACGGGTGAAAGCGGTATGACAGGCCCGGCGGCTCCCGTGGCCGGTTCCGAGGTCGAACTGCACGAAGCCATTGCCAACCTGGTCCACAATGCGGTGAACTATGCGCCGCGCGGCGCGCGCATCACGGTATCGGTCGTGCGCGACGCGACACGCGTCGAGGTCCGCGTGTCCGACAACGGGCCGGGACTCAACCCGGCCTTGCGCGCGCGGGCCTTCGCGCGCTTCGATCGCGCGGGCGTGGAGGCCGGCGGCGCGCCTACATCGGGCTCCGGCCTCGGCCTCGCCATCGCGCAGGCCTACGCCCGCCGCAACGGCGGCGATATCGTCCTGGCCGACGGTGAAACGAATGCCCAGGGCGGCGTGGGACTCTGCGCCATCCTATGGATACCCCTGTTAGGGGATAACCCTGGGATTCAGGAACCCGACAGTCTAAAGAAAGCGGATTAG
- the ybgC gene encoding tol-pal system-associated acyl-CoA thioesterase, whose translation MTAPLSSQRSLESTLDIRVYYEDTDAGGVVFYANYLKFMERGRTEWLRALGFEQANLARTDGRMFVVAGLDMAYRKPARLDDMLTIRSRVTRVGRASIHFAQRAERSGELLAEGNIQVCCVDATTLRPAELPPGLRATLDSIQG comes from the coding sequence TTGACCGCCCCGTTGTCATCGCAGCGATCCCTGGAATCGACCCTGGATATCCGTGTGTATTACGAAGACACGGATGCCGGCGGCGTCGTTTTCTATGCCAACTACCTGAAGTTCATGGAGCGCGGCCGGACCGAATGGCTGCGCGCGCTGGGCTTCGAACAAGCCAACCTGGCGCGGACGGACGGCAGGATGTTCGTGGTGGCCGGGCTGGACATGGCCTACCGCAAACCCGCCCGACTGGATGACATGCTTACCATACGTTCGCGTGTTACACGAGTCGGCCGGGCTTCGATACACTTCGCGCAGCGGGCGGAACGCAGCGGGGAACTGCTGGCCGAGGGCAACATCCAAGTGTGCTGCGTGGATGCGACCACCCTCAGGCCCGCGGAACTGCCTCCGGGATTGCGCGCAACACTCGATTCTATTCAGGGATAA
- the tolR gene encoding protein TolR yields MSSVRSGGRSSRRMKADINVVPYIDVMLVLLVIFMVTAPLITPGLINLPSVGQASDVPVKPLEVQISENGDIALRMREPGANPENIGRSELVSQVRARITADTPVVIAADGKVPYESVVKVMDELRTNGVTRLGLLVDQQSSTGAAAAAAGQPQQRPAATKR; encoded by the coding sequence ATGTCCTCGGTACGCTCGGGCGGCCGTTCCAGCCGCCGCATGAAGGCCGACATCAACGTCGTTCCCTATATCGACGTGATGCTGGTCCTGCTGGTGATCTTCATGGTCACCGCCCCCCTGATCACGCCCGGACTGATCAACCTGCCTTCGGTGGGCCAGGCGTCCGATGTCCCGGTCAAGCCGCTCGAAGTGCAGATTTCGGAGAACGGCGACATCGCGCTGCGCATGCGCGAGCCCGGCGCCAATCCGGAGAACATCGGCCGATCGGAACTGGTCAGCCAGGTCCGCGCGCGCATCACCGCGGACACCCCGGTGGTGATCGCGGCCGACGGCAAGGTGCCGTATGAATCCGTCGTGAAAGTCATGGACGAACTGCGCACGAACGGCGTGACGCGCCTGGGCCTGCTGGTCGACCAGCAGTCGTCCACGGGCGCCGCCGCCGCGGCGGCGGGACAACCGCAGCAGCGACCCGCCGCGACCAAGCGCTGA